A region from the Benincasa hispida cultivar B227 chromosome 8, ASM972705v1, whole genome shotgun sequence genome encodes:
- the LOC120084043 gene encoding PR5-like receptor kinase: protein MGASASGTIILIISVIIISIYSTRKNISNKDKIEESIRSYSTQTPKRYSYSKLKKITNSFKNKLGQGGFSTVYRGKLPDERDVAVKLLNQISENGQDFMNEVNITRTSHVNIVSLLGFCYKRKKRALIYEYMPRGSLDKFISHKGPKRNNIELDWNTLYRIVIGVARGLEYLHRGCNTRILHFDIKPHNILLNDNFCPKISDFGLAKQCKSKESHVSMTGVKGTVGFIPPEVIFRNFGKVSHKYNVYSYGMLVLEMVGARKNPNDGVDQRSEEYFPDWIYKDLTQNEIDGGRWWGITKEDEDMARKMIIVGLHCIQTSPDDRPSMTDVVAMLEGSVEGLQIPPKPYLFGRPVIERPQSSSSSSSSSSSSN from the exons ATGG GTGCATCTGCTTCAGGAACCATCATTTTGATAATCTCTGTTATCATCATCTCCATCTACTCTACGAGAAAAAACATATCAAAcaaagacaaaattgaagaaagtaTAAGAAGTTATTCCACACAAACGCCCAAACGATATAGTTATTCAAAACTGAAGAAAATCACTAACTCCTTCAAGAACAAACTTGGTCAAGGAGGATTTAGCACTGTCTATAGAGGAAAGCTACCTGATGAACGCGACGTGGCTGTGAAACTTTTGAATCAGATTAGTGAAAATGGCCAAGATTTCATGAATGAAGTTAACATCACCAGAACTTCGCATGTAAATATAGTCTCACTGCTAGGTTTTTGCTacaagaggaagaaaagagcTTTAATTTATGAATATATGCCTAGAGGGTCATTAGATAAGTTTATATCCCACAAAGGGCCAAAAAGAAACAACATTGAATTGGATTGGAACACACTTTATAGGATTGTTATCGGTGTAGCACGAGGCTTAGAGTACTTACATCGTGGTTGCAACACAAGGATTTTGCATTTTGACATCAAACCACACAACATTCTTTTGAACGATAACTTTTGTCCCAAGATCTCAGATTTTGGGCTTGCGAAGCAATGCAAGTCCAAAGAAAGTCATGTGTCGATGACAGGCGTAAAAGGGACGGTAGGATTCATTCCACCCGAAGTAATATTTAGGAACTTTGGTAAGGTTTCTCACAAGTACAATGTTTATAGCTATGGGATGTTGGTTCTTGAAATGGTGGGTGCAAGAAAGAATCCCAATGATGGAGTCGACCAGAGGAGTGAAGAGTATTTTCCTGATTGGATATACAAGGATCTTACCCAAAATGAAATAGATGGAGGTCGTTGGTGGGGCATCACTAAGGAAGATGAAGATATGGCAAGAAAAATGATAATTGTGGGGTTGCATTGTATTCAGACATCGCCCGATGACAGGCCGTCAATGACCGATGTGGTTGCAATGTTGGAAGGCAGTGTTGAAGGCTTACAGATTCCACCAAAACCCTACTTGTTCGGACGTCCAGTCATTGAGCGGccccaatcttcttcttcttcttcttcttcttcttcttcatccaaCTGA
- the LOC120082630 gene encoding LEAF RUST 10 DISEASE-RESISTANCE LOCUS RECEPTOR-LIKE PROTEIN KINASE-like 2.4, with the protein MKTPVPLFLFSFFFRIVWFDLQLCFGDDAHEEFKDCSVYYNCGDLVNISYPFWGNDRQDFCGRREFGLNCKDNKTTTIQINSMEYNVVKISQSDHRLTIARSDLFDDYCPNNQIKTATLDHSPFKYSSNDLNLSVWYDCPPLEGFLGDFRFSCGSEVEIIGRANYALETKDAMYWRKNMSDCELHIEVTITMEVLKEGEMNRTIVVERGIKEGFEVEYGDFYTVSCEGCKEYGGKCGGNATHEFYCICGNGDIHPYVCKPPSSAPRGKSRTREKAIIGALGAVIVLGLFVITISIYYTKKSMSNKQKIEENIRRYSTQIPKRYSYSKLKKITHSFKNKLGRGGFSTVYKGKLPDGRDVAVKLLNESRENGQDFMNEVVSVTKTSHVNIVSLLGFCYERKYKALIYEYMPRGSLDKYISHKGLQRNKVELDWNTLYRIVIGVARGLEYLHRGCNTRILHFDIKPHNILLDNDFCPKISDFGLAKQCKAKQSHVSMTCVKGTIGFIAPEVISRNFGKVSHKSNVYSYGMLVLEIVGARKNPNDGVEQRSEEYFPDWIYKDIIQSQIVGGCWWSNTHEDEEMARKMIIVGLHCIQTLPNDRPSMTDVVAMLEGSIDCLQIPPKPNLFEPPAIEKLQQPFSSSSN; encoded by the exons ATGAAAACTCCCGTCCCTCTATTTCTCTTCTCATTCTTCTTCAGAATCGTGTGGTTTGATCTTCAGCTCTGTTTCGGCGATGACGCCCACGAGGAATTCAAAGATTGCAGTGTGTATTACAACTGTGGAGATTTGGTTAACATCTCGTATCCATTCTGGGGGAATGACCGGCAGGACTTTTGCGGTCGGCGAGAATTTGGACTCAATTGCAAAGATAATAAAACCACCACGATTCAAATCAATTCTATGGAATATAATGTTGTGAAAATCAGTCAATCGGATCATAGACTGACGATCGCAAGATCAGATCTGTTCGATGATTACTGCCCTAATAATCAAATCAAAACGGCGACCTTGGATCATAGTCCGTTCAAGTATTCTTCGAATGATCTGAATCTGTCTGTGTGGTACGATTGTCCACCTCTAGAAGGATTCCTGGGGGATTTCAGGTTCTCGTGCGGATCGGAAGTGGAAATAATCGGGAGAGCGAATTATGCTTTGGAGACGAAGGATGCGATGTATTGGAGAAAAAACATGAGCGACTGTGAATTGCACATTGAAGTGACAATTACGATGGAGGTATTGAAAGAAGGAGAAATGAATAGAACGATAGTGGTGGAAAGGGGAATAAAAGAAGGGTTTGAAGTGGAATACGGGGATTTCTATACGGTATCGTGCGAGGGGTGCAAGGAATATGGAGGCAAATGCGGTGGAAATGCGACTCATGAGTTTTACTGTATTTGTGGAAATGGAGATATACATCCTTATGTTTGCAAACCTCCTTCCTCTGCTCCTCGCG GAAAAAGTAGAACACGGGAAAAGGCCATCATAG GTGCTTTGGGAGCCGTCATTGTGTTAGGACTCTTTGTTATCACCATCTCCATCTACTACACGAAAAAAAGCAtgtcaaacaaacaaaaaattgagGAAAATATAAGGAGATATTCCACACAAATACCCAAGCGATATAGTTACTCAAAGCTGAAAAAAATCACTCACTCCTTCAAGAACAAACTTGGCCGAGGAGGATTTAGCACGGTCTACAAAGGAAAGCTACCCGATGGACGCGACGTGGCTGTGAAACTTTTAAATGAGTCAAGAGAAAATGGTCAAGATTTTATGAATGAAGTCGTTAGCGTCACCAAAACATCACATGTAAATATAGTCTCACTCTTAGGTTTCTGCTACGAGAGGAAGTACAAAGCTTTGATTTATGAATATATGCCTAGAGGGTCATTAGATAAGTATATATCTCATAAAGGGCTACAGAGAAACAAAGTTGAGTTAGATTGGAACACACTCTATAGGATCGTTATCGGAGTAGCACGAGGCTTAGAGTACTTGCATCGTGGTTGCAACACAAGGATTTTGCATTTTGACATCAAACCACACAATATTCTTTTGGACAATGACTTTTGTCCCAAGATCTCTGACTTTGGACTTGCCAAGCAATGCAAGGCCAAACAAAGTCATGTGTCAATGACATGCGTAAAAGGGACGATAGGATTCATTGCACCTGAAGTAATATCAAGGAACTTTGGTAAGGTTTCTCACAAGTCTAATGTTTATAGTTATGGAATGTTGGTTCTTGAAATTGTGGGGGCAAGAAAGAACCCCAATGATGGAGTGGAGCAGAGGAGTGAAGAGTATTTTCCTGATTGGATATATAAGGATATTATACAAAGTCAAATAGTTGGAGGCTGTTGGTGGAGCAACACacatgaagatgaagaaatggcAAGAAAAATGATAATTGTTGGGCTGCATTGTATTCAGACATTGCCTAACGACAGGCCGTCCATGACTGATGTCGTTGCGATGCTGGAAGGCAGTATTGATTGCTTACAGATTCCACCAAAACCCAACTTGTTCGAACCTCCAGCCATTGAGAAGCTCCAACAACCTTTTTCCTCTTCATCTAACTGA